The proteins below are encoded in one region of Peromyscus eremicus chromosome 10, PerEre_H2_v1, whole genome shotgun sequence:
- the Fignl1 gene encoding fidgetin-like protein 1, producing the protein METSSSRSVHLGEWQKNYFVVTSSTCTPGQKADAYRAQIQSIQYAWANSEISQVCATKLFKRYTEKYSAVIDSDNVETSLNNYAESVLALAGSQQADSDKWQSRLSINNVFKMNNIQEMMQAGKKWKESMLKPADASVVICKEPTVFELSKFSVCGGSGEGNFLASSIHDTDRTQAIPGSSLGLSRFQSALLPVAANSSTKTCPTSSTPSGESATAKFHSTPLFGSTKKETHSFAKTNTGPNMCLSSLSCFPSGCENPRERKPFYGSGNIDMLSDSIPNKASSKTEDSDQREDNSLPTFKTAKEQLWADQKKKCHQSQHASKSSYGSVKKSLGTGKSRGIFAKFVPPVSKQDEDEQNARVKCKPTKAVSAELEHPIDDRLKNVEPRMIELIMNEIMDHGPPVHWEDIAGVEFAKATIKEIVVWPMMRPDIFTGLRGPPKGILLFGPPGTGKTLIGKCIASQSGATFFSISASSLTSKWVGEGEKMVRALFAVARCQQPAVIFIDEIDSLLSQRGDGEHESSRRIKTEFLVQLDGATTSSEDRILVVGATNRPQEIDEAARRRLVKRLYIPLPEPSARKQIVVNLMSKEQCYLSDEEIELVVQQSDGFSGADMTQLCREASLGPIRSLHAADIATISPDQVRPIAYIDFENAFRTVRPSVSPKDLELYEKWNGMFGCGM; encoded by the coding sequence ATGGAGACTTCCAGCTCTAGGTCTGTACACCTGGGCGAATGGCAGAAGAATTACTTTGTAGTTACATCCAGCACATGTACACCAGGACAGAAGGCGGATGCATACCGTGCACAGATACAAAGCATTCAGTATGCATGGGCCAACTCCGAGATCTCTCAGGTCTGTGCTACCAAACTGTTCAAAAGGTATACAGAGAAATATTCTGCAGTTATTGATTCTGACAATGTTGAAACTAGCTTGAATAACTATGCAGAGAGCGTTTTAGCCTTGGCAGGATCTCAACAGGCTGACAGTGACAAGTGGCAATCTAGATTGTCaataaataatgttttcaaaatgaatAATATACAGGAGATGATGCAAGctggaaagaaatggaaagagtcCATGCTGAAACCTGCTGATGCATCAGTAGTCATCTGTAAAGAGCCCACTGTCTTTGAGCTTTCTAAATTTAGTGTTTGTGGAGGTTCTGGAGAAGGTAACTTCTTAGCCAGTTCAATTCATGACACAGATAGGACCCAAGCTATCCCAGGCAGCAGTCTGGGACTTTCGCGGTTTCAGAGTGCTCTGCTGCCTGTGGCAGCTAATAGCAGCACTAAGACTTGTCCCACCTCCTCAACACCTTCAGGGGAGTCAGCCACTGCAAAATTTCACTCTACACCATTATTTGGAAGTACTAAAAAGGAAACTCACAGCTTTGCTAAAACCAACACAGGACCAAATATGTGCTTATCCAGTCTGTCTTGTTTTCCTTCTGGCTGTGAAAATCCACGAGAAAGGAAGCCTTTTTATGGCTCTGGCAACATTGACATGCTTTCTGATTCAATACCGAATAAGGCTTCTAGTAAAACAGAAGACAGTGACCAAAGGGAAGATAATAGCCTGCCTACCTTTAAAACTGCAAAAGAACAATTATGGGcagatcaaaaaaaaaagtgccaccaATCCCAGCATGCATCAAAATCTTCATATGGTAGTGTGAAAAAGTCTTTGGGAACAGGGAAATCGAGAGGAATATTTGCAAAGTTTGTTCCACCTGTATCTAAGCAAGATGAAGATGAGCAGAATGCAAGAGTGAAGTGCAAGCCTACTAAAGCCGTGTCTGCAGAACTAGAACACCCCATTGATGACCGTCTGAAGAATGTGGAGCCAAGGATGATTGAACTGATTATGAATGAAATTATGGACCATGGGCCTCCAGTACATTGGGAAGATATTGCTGGAGTAGAATTTGCCAAAGCCACAATAAAGGAAATCGTTGTGTGGCCTATGATGAGGCCAGATATCTTTACCGGGTTACGAGGGCCTCCTAAAGGAATTCTACTCTTTGGCCCTCCAGGGACTGGTAAAACTCTGATTGGCAAGTGCATTGCTAGTCAGTCTGGAGCAACATTCTTCAGCATCTCTGCTTCGTCTTTGACTTCTaagtgggtgggtgagggggAGAAAATGGTCCGTGCGTTATTTGCTGTTGCACGGTGTCAGCAGCCAGCTGTGATATTTATTGATGAAATTGATTCTTTATTGTCTCAAAGAGGAGATGGTGAACATGAATCTTCTAGAAGGATTAAAACAGAATTTTTAGTTCAGTTAGATGGAGCGACCACATCTTCTGAAGACCGTATTCTCGTGGTGGGAGCCACAAATCGGCCCCAAGAGATTGATGAGGCTGCTCGGAGAAGGTTGGTGAAAAGACTTTATATTCCCCTCCCAGAACCTTCAGCCAGGAAACAGATAGTAGTTAATCTCATGTCCAAGGAGCAGTGTTACCTCAGTGATGAAGAAATTGAACTGGTGGTGCAGCAGTCTGATGGGTTTTCTGGCGCAGATATGACACAGCTTTGCAGAGAGGCTTCTCTTGGTCCTATTCGCAGTTTACACGCTGCTGACATTGCTACCATAAGCCCAGATCAAGTTCGACCAATAGCttatattgattttgaaaatgcTTTTAGAACTGTGCGACCTAGCGTGTCTCCAAAAGACTTAGAGCTTTATGAAAAGTGGAATGGAATGTTTGGTTGTGGAATGTGA